A genomic segment from Salvia splendens isolate huo1 chromosome 13, SspV2, whole genome shotgun sequence encodes:
- the LOC121760757 gene encoding nuclear pore complex protein DDB_G0274915-like has translation MEIGGCQEIDLQLEADDLIGNFQFPETLDANKEVNSVGIDVNGRLPELHESTEPERNQRNGRHNLRKSLAWDPAFSTNEGVLDPEEMSSMITKSDKNEKHILPGIQEELTGSTESISTLRSDSLILESNDDDLFLDIRASIQRSSKKAPNLINSSSKIAAMVLNGPAISSPKKEDVVSKNKCQKPGVKKTTGLQTVRMSKSQLKPIGKLASGRSIKPDSVQSQAGSIGKSGETNSVVSKPLKTISSYVPSSTAAKRESLGIGRLKPECGSSKSGETNSVVPKRLKTVSSYVPSSTAAKREFLGIGRLKPECGSSKQESVSGKVTQLHKVSALGGSKKVLSKPAVSPKFSSVRSSTTSNMPSTRSSTSSDNSISTSSGNAAKPTLKAARRNLGKSSTNSPGHSGSIPRTPSRALPKNKLPASNLSAYLKSTKLSTSVSPASSISEWSSMSSLRSSYSRSSIDTSSCRSVDGENMRSDPRCKVAGQMAERKGNHGAISSSNTPKKSTSTSGILQAPMKPSDTLQAPTKLSGLRLPSPKIGFFDGSSSRTPGRHNRSPSVLYPVIPKNAPTASTPTRSSNGKLKSSNIPMARMSNSLTSIKSPKAVSVASSQEKSCAFVKPYSVSTGVTDTSSLSDGVKVMRTADDTDNLGDLSLPKNMTFGDITAATSEGNNAYASEYISQIRDNLVMKDELKKNLVPTPEAVKEDGDPATYPGDGLTGDKTGTCEKNLEPNSQLLSDISECALSSTAATSEAAACGSPTTPKNSECVDNPKELVIPVAVAENVGVALPSSGSENIIQTKDGLINCELKKNLIPTSGATEKEMFLRNLKWEEDRQKTSKAYITKTRS, from the exons AAACGTTGGATGCTAATAAAGAAGTTAATAGTGTTGGCATTGATGTGAATGGTCGCTTGCCCGAACTGCATGAATCGACAGAACCTGAAAGAAACCAGAGAAATGGAAGGCATAACTTGCGGAAAAGCCTAGCCTGGGACCCTGCCTTCTCCACCAATGAGG GAGTACTAGACCCAGAAGAAATGTCAAGCATGATTACCAAATCAGATAAAAATGAAAAGCATATATTACCAGGGATTCAAGAAGAACTGACAGGGTCAACTGAGTCTATCTCTACTCTTCGAAGTGATAGTTTGATTCTAGAAAGCAATGATGATGACTTGTTTTTGGACATTAGAGCTTCCATCCAAAGATCCAGTAAGAAAGCACCCAACTTGATCAATTCAAGCAGTAAGATAGCAGCTATGGTGCTAAATGGCCCGGCCATTTCAT CTCCAAAGAAGGAAGATGTTGTTTCTAAAAATAAG TGCCAAAAACCAGGTGTGAAGAAAACTACTGGCCTGCAGACTGTCCGGATGTCAAAATCTCAGCTAAAACCAATTGGGAAGTTAGCATCAGGAAGATCAATCAAGCCGGATTCTGTTCAATCACAG GCTGGATCTATTGGTAAAAGTGGAGAGACGAATTCAGTTGTTTCCAAACCACTCAAAACCATTAGCAGCTATGTTCCCTCTTCAACTGCAGCAAAGCGGGAGTCTCTTGGAATCGGTCGTCTCAAACCTGAATGTGGTAGCTCTAAAAGTGGAGAGACGAATTCAGTTGTTCCCAAACGACTCAAAACTGTTAGCAGCTATGTTCCCTCCTCAACCGCAGCAAAGCGGGAGTTTCTTGGAATTGGTCGTCTCAAACCTGAATGTGGTAGCTCTAAACAAG AATCTGTCTCTGGAAAAGTGACTCAGCTACACAAAGTGTCTGCATTAGGTGGTTCCAAAAAGGTGCTGTCAAAGCCTGCTGTATCACCAAAGTTTTCTTCAGTGCGCTCTTCAACTACAAGTAATATGCCTTCGACAAGGTCCTCTACTTCAAGCGACAACTCTATTAGCACATCCTCTGGGAATGCTGCTAAGCCTACACTTAAGGCTGCAAGAAGAAATCTAGGCAAAAGCAGCACCAATAGTCCTGGCCACTCTGGCTCCATCCCTAGAACTCCATCAAGAGCTCTACCAAAGAACAAACTGCCAGCCTCTAATCTTTCGGCTTATCTCAAGTCTACAAAGCTCTCCACAAGTGTCTCACCAGCCAGTTCAATTAGTGAATGGTCTTCAATGTCATCCCTACGATCTAGTTACTCAAGGAGCAGCATAGATACCAGTTCTTGTAGGTCAGTGGATGGTGAAAACATGCGTTCGGATCCAAGGTGTAAGGTAGCTGGTCAAATGGCTGAAAGAAAAGGAAACCATGGAGCAATTTCATCAAGCAACACTCCTAAAAAATCCACATCAACATCTGGTATCCTTCAGGCTCCTATGAAACCATCTGATACCCTTCAGGCTCCTACGAAATTATCAGGATTACGATTGCCATCACCCAAAATTGGCTTTTTTGATGGG TCATCGTCTCGTACTCCTGGTAGACATAACCGCTCTCCCTCTGTCTTGTACCCTGTGATTCCCAAGAATGCACCAACTGCATCCACTCCAACTCGAAGCTCAAATGGAAAACTGAAGAGTTCAAACATACCAATGGCTAGAATGTCAAATTCTTTGACAAGCATAAAGTCTCCAAAGGCTGTATCTGTTGCCTCCTCACAAGAAAAGTCATGTGCATTCGTAAAACCATATAGTGTTTCAACGGGTGTAACTGATACTTCTAGCTTGTCTGATGGGGTGAAAGTCATGCGCACTGCTGATGACACTGACAACTTAGGGGATTTGAGTTTGCCTAAAAACATGACATTTGGGGATATCACTGCTGCTACAAGTGAAGGTAACAATGCTTATGCGTCAGAATATATCAGTCAAATTAGGGATAATCTGGTTATGAAGGACGAGCTTAAGAAGAACTTGGTTCCTACTCCTGAAGCAGTAAAGGAAGATGGAGATCCTGCTACCTATCCAGGGGATGGGTTAACAGGAGACAAGACAGGCACATGTGAAAAAAATCTGGAGCCAAATTCTCAGCTTCTTAGTGATATATCAGAATGTGCACTCTCTTCTACTGCAGCTACCTCTGAGGCTGCAGCTTGTGGATCACCTACTACTCCCAAGAATAGCGAATGTGTTGATAATCCAAAGGAGCTGGTTATTCCGGTTGCAGTTGCAGAAAATGTAGGCGTTGCATTGCCTTCTTCAGGCTCAGAAAATATTATTCAAACTAAGGATGGCCTGATCAATTGCGAGCTTAAGAAGAATTTGATTCCAACCTCTGGAGCAACAGAAAAGGAAATGTTCCTACGAAATTTGAAGTGGGAGGAGGATCGACAGAAGACAAGCAAGGCATATATAACAAAAACCAGGAGCTGA